From the Priestia koreensis genome, one window contains:
- a CDS encoding LysR family transcriptional regulator encodes MQLIEYKMLMVLAEELNMRKASERLFVSQPALSQRLQTIERAWETKIFIRSQKGLALTPAGEKIVQFAKEVVEKQEKVKEEIQALNTQVYGTLKLAVASIIGQHWIPQILKRFVEEYPHAKVSLVTGWSSEMLQYLYEDQVHLGIIRGNPDWKGVKEHILTDTLNLVDTDITSLEQLATTDKPFIQFKSDSTYYQEIQEWWHQQFQTSPKRTIVVDQIETCKQMALNGIGFAILPSIALTKEDKRINRIPLLDEHGNPLTRDTWLIGYESTFHLKQVKAFVEVVQQYVKEHLDKY; translated from the coding sequence ATGCAATTAATCGAATATAAGATGCTGATGGTTTTAGCAGAAGAACTAAATATGAGAAAAGCGTCCGAGCGTCTGTTTGTTTCTCAACCTGCTCTGTCGCAACGTCTTCAGACAATTGAACGCGCATGGGAGACGAAAATTTTTATCCGCTCTCAAAAAGGCTTGGCGTTAACACCAGCAGGAGAAAAAATCGTTCAGTTTGCAAAAGAGGTAGTTGAAAAGCAAGAGAAGGTGAAAGAGGAAATACAGGCGCTGAATACACAAGTATATGGGACGCTCAAGTTGGCCGTTGCCTCCATTATTGGTCAGCACTGGATTCCACAAATTTTGAAGCGGTTTGTAGAGGAATATCCGCATGCAAAAGTCTCCCTTGTGACGGGATGGAGCAGTGAAATGCTTCAGTACCTATATGAAGATCAAGTTCACCTTGGAATTATTAGAGGAAATCCTGATTGGAAAGGTGTGAAGGAACATATTTTAACTGATACGTTGAACCTTGTAGACACTGACATTACATCACTTGAGCAGCTTGCAACAACGGACAAGCCGTTCATTCAGTTTAAAAGTGACTCAACGTACTATCAAGAAATTCAAGAATGGTGGCATCAGCAATTCCAAACGAGTCCAAAGCGTACGATTGTGGTCGACCAAATTGAAACGTGTAAGCAAATGGCGCTTAATGGAATTGGATTTGCTATTTTGCCTTCAATCGCTCTGACGAAGGAAGATAAGCGAATTAATCGCATTCCGCTACTCGATGAACATGGGAACCCCCTAACGCGTGATACGTGGCTGATTGGCTATGAATCCACCTTCCATTTAAAACAGGTAAAAGCCTTTGTAGAGGTCGTGCAACAGTATGTGAAGGAACATTTAGACAAATACTAA
- the dapD gene encoding 2,3,4,5-tetrahydropyridine-2,6-dicarboxylate N-acetyltransferase — MKMMDANEIISFIQNSTKSTPVKVYVKGEVEGIDFGADSKTFVNGNSGVVFGEWKDIKAALEANEGKIEDYVVENDRRNSAIPLLDMKGIKARIEPGAIIRDQVEIGDNAVIMMGASINIGSVIGEGTMIDMNVVLGGRATVGKNCHIGAGSVLAGVIEPPSAKPVVIEDDVVVGANAVVLEGVTVGKGAVVAAGAIVVNDVPPYTVVAGTPARVIKEIDEKTKSKTEIKQELRQLGEE; from the coding sequence ATGAAAATGATGGATGCAAATGAAATTATTTCATTTATTCAAAATAGTACTAAATCAACACCTGTAAAAGTATATGTAAAAGGTGAAGTAGAAGGCATCGATTTCGGTGCAGATTCGAAGACATTTGTGAACGGAAACTCTGGTGTTGTTTTCGGTGAATGGAAAGACATCAAAGCAGCGTTAGAAGCAAACGAAGGAAAAATTGAAGACTACGTGGTTGAAAATGACCGTCGTAACTCAGCAATTCCATTACTTGATATGAAAGGCATCAAAGCACGCATTGAGCCAGGTGCAATCATTCGTGATCAAGTCGAAATTGGTGACAATGCCGTAATCATGATGGGTGCTTCTATTAACATCGGTTCTGTTATCGGTGAAGGAACAATGATCGACATGAACGTTGTTCTTGGTGGGCGTGCAACAGTAGGTAAAAACTGTCATATCGGTGCAGGTTCTGTTCTTGCTGGCGTTATTGAGCCACCTTCTGCTAAGCCAGTTGTCATTGAAGACGATGTAGTAGTAGGAGCAAATGCGGTTGTTCTTGAAGGTGTAACGGTAGGAAAAGGTGCGGTTGTAGCAGCAGGTGCAATCGTAGTAAATGACGTTCCTCCATACACAGTTGTAGCAGGAACTCCAGCTCGCGTGATTAAAGAAATCGACGAGAAAACAAAATCAAAAACAGAAATTAAGCAAGAGCTTCGTCAACTAGGCGAAGAATAA
- a CDS encoding N-acetyldiaminopimelate deacetylase has protein sequence MNTEQLIQIRRELHQIPELGFQETKTQRYLLNYIHSLPSERLEIKEWRTGIFVKVLGLNPTQTIGYRTDIDGLPITEETGYHFQSVHEGMMHACGHDVHMTIALGVLTHIVEHPIDDHVLFLFQPAEEGPGGAQPMLESDVMKEWMPDFMMALHVAPEYPVGTIATKEGLLFANTSELYIDLKGKGGHAAYPHQANDMVVAACSLVSQLQSVVARNVDPLDSAVITIGKITGGTVQNIIAEKARLEGTIRTLSPESMKRVKERIEALVKGVEVGYQCQTEIDYGAMYHQVYNHGAETRSFMNFVENETDVKLIECKEAMTGEDFGYLLKDIPGFMFWLGVQSEYGLHHSKLKPDEKAIDVAVSLVTQYMRKKGTR, from the coding sequence ATGAACACAGAACAATTAATCCAAATCAGACGTGAATTACACCAAATTCCTGAGTTAGGATTTCAGGAAACAAAAACGCAGCGATATTTACTGAACTACATACATAGTCTCCCATCAGAACGTTTGGAAATCAAAGAGTGGAGAACAGGAATTTTTGTAAAGGTGCTCGGACTTAACCCTACTCAAACGATTGGCTATCGAACAGATATTGACGGGTTGCCTATTACGGAAGAGACGGGATATCATTTTCAGTCTGTGCACGAGGGAATGATGCATGCTTGTGGTCATGATGTTCATATGACGATAGCGCTAGGTGTTCTTACGCATATCGTTGAACATCCAATTGATGATCATGTACTCTTTTTATTTCAACCAGCAGAGGAAGGCCCAGGTGGTGCACAGCCGATGCTAGAAAGTGACGTTATGAAAGAATGGATGCCTGATTTCATGATGGCGCTTCACGTAGCACCGGAATATCCTGTTGGAACCATTGCAACGAAGGAAGGACTTTTATTTGCGAACACGTCAGAGCTCTATATTGACTTAAAGGGGAAGGGCGGTCATGCCGCTTATCCTCACCAAGCAAATGACATGGTAGTGGCTGCTTGTTCGCTCGTTTCACAGCTACAGTCTGTTGTAGCACGTAATGTGGACCCTTTAGATAGTGCGGTAATCACAATAGGGAAAATTACGGGTGGAACTGTCCAAAATATTATTGCAGAAAAAGCACGTCTTGAGGGGACGATTCGCACCCTTTCACCAGAGTCTATGAAAAGAGTAAAGGAACGAATTGAAGCGCTCGTAAAAGGGGTAGAAGTAGGTTATCAATGTCAGACAGAGATTGACTACGGTGCGATGTATCATCAGGTCTACAATCATGGAGCAGAAACGCGCTCGTTTATGAATTTTGTAGAGAACGAAACAGATGTAAAGCTTATTGAGTGCAAAGAAGCGATGACGGGTGAAGATTTCGGGTATTTGCTAAAAGATATTCCTGGATTTATGTTTTGGCTAGGCGTGCAGTCTGAATACGGCTTGCACCACTCAAAGCTTAAACCAGATGAAAAAGCGATCGATGTTGCGGTTTCACTAGTCACACAGTATATGAGAAAAAAAGGCACGCGCTAA
- a CDS encoding YkuS family protein — MAKIGVEAGLTDVQQALQEMGHEVVQLHQESDAQGCDCCVITGQDQNVMGISNTVTQGSVIQASGLTANEICEQVGSRVQG, encoded by the coding sequence ATGGCTAAAATTGGTGTAGAAGCAGGTTTAACGGACGTACAGCAAGCATTACAAGAAATGGGGCATGAAGTGGTTCAGCTTCATCAAGAAAGCGATGCACAGGGCTGTGATTGCTGCGTTATTACAGGACAAGATCAAAACGTGATGGGAATTTCCAACACGGTAACACAAGGATCTGTTATTCAAGCAAGCGGATTAACGGCAAATGAAATTTGTGAGCAAGTAGGCTCAAGAGTACAAGGATAA
- a CDS encoding mechanosensitive ion channel family protein — MWDKLNLQQFEWEALLANAGIVILKLIGLLIAFAILRSIGQKIIERSFTKAMERDNISNGRALTLKSLIANVFSYVLIFIFVVMIFETFGVHATALLAGAGVVGLAIGFGAQGLVSDIVTGFFLLLEKQLDVGDYVTTGSFSGIVEAVGLRTTHIRGFDGTLHYVPNREITSLSNHSRGTMRALIDIGISYDDDIDRAITVLQETCDRIALENENIVDGPNVVGVQDLGSSDVVIRIIGKTVNGEQWGVERQLRKAIKEALDANGIDIPYPHQVFVKKEEGTQPSSQTT, encoded by the coding sequence ATGTGGGATAAGCTTAACCTGCAACAATTTGAATGGGAGGCGCTGTTAGCTAACGCGGGAATTGTTATATTAAAGCTCATTGGCCTTCTCATCGCATTTGCTATTCTTCGCTCAATCGGTCAAAAAATCATTGAGCGTTCATTTACAAAAGCAATGGAGCGTGACAATATTTCAAATGGTCGCGCCTTAACGTTAAAAAGCTTAATTGCAAACGTCTTTAGCTACGTGCTGATCTTTATTTTTGTCGTTATGATTTTCGAAACATTCGGCGTCCATGCAACCGCACTGCTTGCTGGTGCTGGAGTAGTAGGACTTGCCATCGGGTTTGGTGCGCAAGGTCTTGTGAGCGACATTGTGACAGGCTTTTTTCTGTTACTAGAAAAACAATTAGACGTGGGAGACTACGTGACAACAGGAAGCTTCTCAGGTATCGTTGAAGCCGTAGGGCTTCGCACAACCCATATCCGAGGTTTTGATGGAACGCTTCATTATGTTCCAAACCGTGAAATCACTAGCTTAAGTAACCATTCACGAGGCACTATGCGTGCGCTGATTGATATTGGTATTTCATATGACGATGACATCGACCGTGCAATTACGGTCCTTCAAGAGACGTGTGACCGCATTGCCCTTGAAAATGAAAACATCGTAGACGGACCAAACGTAGTCGGTGTGCAAGATCTTGGTTCTTCAGACGTTGTAATTCGTATTATTGGGAAAACGGTAAACGGAGAGCAGTGGGGCGTGGAACGTCAGCTGCGTAAAGCAATCAAAGAAGCGCTTGATGCAAATGGAATCGATATTCCGTACCCACATCAAGTGTTCGTAAAAAAAGAAGAAGGCACTCAACCATCTTCACAAACGACTTAA
- a CDS encoding TlpA family protein disulfide reductase, with protein MKLRDTMPELVGASMWINGETSTEQLIGKKATLIHFWSMSCHLCKEAMSHINDLRDLYQDQLHVVAVHMPRSKADLNTEEIQRIAAEEKMTQPIFVDHQHTLTAAFDNQYVPAYYLFDHDGRLRHFQAGGSGMKVLKKRLQRILAEVKNE; from the coding sequence ATGAAACTGCGTGATACAATGCCAGAGTTAGTTGGGGCAAGCATGTGGATCAATGGAGAGACGTCTACAGAACAGCTTATAGGGAAAAAAGCAACGTTAATTCATTTTTGGTCGATGAGCTGTCATTTATGTAAAGAAGCCATGTCACATATTAATGATTTACGTGATCTTTATCAAGACCAGCTTCATGTAGTCGCGGTTCATATGCCTCGCTCAAAAGCTGATTTAAATACAGAAGAAATCCAGCGTATAGCAGCAGAAGAGAAAATGACTCAGCCCATTTTTGTCGATCATCAGCATACGTTAACAGCAGCTTTTGACAATCAATATGTCCCCGCTTATTATTTGTTTGATCATGATGGTCGGCTCCGTCATTTTCAAGCAGGTGGAAGTGGAATGAAGGTGCTAAAAAAACGGCTTCAACGGATACTGGCTGAGGTGAAAAACGAATAA
- the gnd gene encoding phosphogluconate dehydrogenase (NAD(+)-dependent, decarboxylating): protein MKVRIHKMKLGMVGLGKMGANLVLNLLDHKHKVVAFDVNDEAVKKIEGEGATGAHSLQELVESLSKPRIVWMMVPAGEITESVIEKLLTYMEADDILIDGGNAFYKDSLRRADEAKKKGIHYFDVGTSGGMEGARHGACMMIGGDESVFKTIEPIFQDINVEKGYLYTGAVGSGHFLKMVHNGIEYGMMQAIAEGFDVLEKSEFDYDFEGVARVWNHGSVIRSWLVELMERAFSKDPKLSNIRGIMNSSGEGKWTLETALDLQVPTPVIALSLIMRYRSLEDDTFTGKVVAALRNEFGGHAVEKK from the coding sequence ATGAAAGTGAGGATACATAAAATGAAATTAGGTATGGTAGGCTTAGGGAAAATGGGTGCAAACTTAGTGTTGAACTTACTTGATCACAAGCACAAAGTCGTAGCGTTTGATGTAAACGATGAGGCAGTTAAAAAAATTGAGGGTGAAGGAGCAACCGGTGCACATTCACTTCAAGAGCTTGTTGAAAGTTTAAGCAAGCCCCGTATCGTTTGGATGATGGTTCCTGCGGGTGAAATTACAGAGAGCGTGATCGAGAAGCTTCTTACTTATATGGAAGCAGATGATATCCTCATTGACGGAGGGAATGCATTTTACAAAGATTCACTGCGACGTGCAGACGAAGCAAAGAAAAAAGGCATTCACTACTTTGATGTTGGAACAAGTGGAGGAATGGAAGGAGCTCGTCACGGAGCCTGTATGATGATCGGAGGGGATGAATCGGTCTTCAAAACGATCGAGCCGATCTTCCAAGACATTAATGTTGAAAAAGGCTACTTGTACACCGGTGCTGTTGGAAGCGGTCATTTCTTGAAAATGGTGCACAATGGCATCGAGTACGGAATGATGCAGGCGATTGCTGAAGGATTTGATGTGTTAGAGAAGAGTGAATTTGATTATGATTTTGAAGGTGTCGCTCGCGTATGGAATCATGGATCAGTCATTCGCTCATGGTTAGTTGAACTGATGGAAAGAGCTTTTTCAAAAGATCCAAAGCTCTCCAATATTCGTGGCATTATGAATTCGTCTGGAGAAGGAAAGTGGACGTTGGAAACTGCGCTGGATCTTCAAGTACCAACACCGGTCATTGCGCTGTCTCTTATCATGCGCTATCGCTCATTAGAAGATGATACGTTTACTGGGAAAGTGGTGGCGGCTCTACGCAATGAATTTGGTGGACATGCGGTAGAAAAAAAATAG
- a CDS encoding ABC transporter ATP-binding protein: METFKKLKGFYLPFRSYFYWSVLCLFVVTAITVVYPIVLQYTIDSVVLKENYQVVPYVAIGFVLLMVVKGGATYVQQYYGDLFGIRSVYELRNALYKKLQVLPFSYYDNAKTGDLMSRLTADVEGFRFFLSFGFSELIRFVLLIVASFSVMFYYSVPLTIATIVALPFLSIVVYKFDKRVHPAFRDVRKTFGRLNTNVQENISGINTVKALSRESFQTNKFNQSNADYKDRYLQTSEVWAKYFPLMEFIGNLSVVALLSYGGYLVMQGTVKPGELVAFFSLTTYLMWPIMNLGFVINMFSQSKASGERLLEILGEEEKVHEPVAELQPLKGKVQFQNVSLQYPNESKMALENVSFQADPGSVIGLIGATGSGKTSLTRLITRFYEPKDGQILLDDRDIKDYSLSSLRHHIGFVLQETFLFSSTIKTNIAYGRPEATMDEIIEAAKRAQAHEFIMELADGYDTMLGERGLGLSGGQKQRIAIARALLLNPSILVLDDATSAVDMETEHQIQLALKEVMKNRTTFIIAHRISSLKHADEILVFNDGIVAERGTHEQLLKNNGPYERIYDIQYQDQHAVTSA; encoded by the coding sequence ATGGAGACGTTTAAAAAACTAAAGGGTTTTTACTTGCCTTTTCGATCCTATTTTTATTGGTCAGTTCTTTGTTTATTTGTTGTAACAGCAATCACAGTTGTCTATCCAATTGTGCTTCAATACACAATTGATAGTGTCGTATTGAAGGAAAATTATCAGGTAGTTCCATATGTAGCGATTGGTTTTGTACTACTTATGGTAGTGAAGGGTGGAGCTACGTACGTTCAGCAATACTACGGAGACTTATTTGGAATTCGTTCCGTGTATGAATTGCGAAACGCGTTGTACAAAAAGCTACAGGTACTACCATTCTCCTACTATGATAATGCAAAAACGGGTGATTTAATGTCTCGTTTAACAGCAGATGTGGAAGGATTTCGCTTTTTCCTTTCGTTTGGTTTTTCGGAGCTAATCCGGTTTGTACTCTTAATTGTTGCTAGTTTTAGCGTAATGTTTTACTATTCTGTTCCGCTTACGATCGCGACAATCGTCGCTTTACCGTTTCTCTCGATCGTTGTGTATAAGTTTGATAAACGCGTTCACCCGGCATTTCGGGATGTGCGAAAAACGTTTGGTCGTTTAAATACAAATGTACAAGAGAATATAAGCGGAATTAATACAGTAAAAGCACTATCGCGCGAATCGTTCCAAACGAATAAATTTAACCAGTCTAATGCTGATTATAAAGACCGCTATTTGCAAACGTCTGAAGTGTGGGCGAAGTATTTTCCGCTGATGGAATTTATCGGGAACCTATCTGTCGTCGCACTGCTTTCTTATGGTGGTTATTTAGTGATGCAAGGAACGGTCAAACCTGGTGAATTAGTAGCCTTTTTTAGCTTAACTACATACTTAATGTGGCCGATTATGAACTTAGGGTTCGTAATTAACATGTTCTCGCAGTCAAAAGCATCGGGTGAGCGCTTATTAGAAATCTTGGGTGAAGAAGAAAAGGTACACGAACCTGTTGCAGAATTACAGCCTTTAAAAGGAAAAGTACAGTTTCAGAACGTTTCTCTTCAATACCCGAATGAAAGTAAAATGGCACTTGAAAACGTATCATTTCAAGCAGATCCAGGCAGCGTCATTGGGTTAATTGGTGCAACCGGATCTGGTAAAACGAGCTTAACAAGACTTATTACAAGATTTTATGAGCCGAAAGATGGCCAAATCTTGCTAGATGATCGAGATATTAAAGACTATTCTCTTTCAAGCCTTCGTCATCACATTGGCTTTGTACTCCAAGAGACGTTTCTTTTTTCTTCAACGATCAAAACCAATATTGCCTATGGTCGTCCAGAAGCAACGATGGACGAAATCATTGAAGCTGCCAAGCGTGCACAAGCACATGAGTTTATTATGGAGCTTGCAGATGGCTATGATACGATGCTCGGAGAACGAGGATTAGGATTATCAGGAGGGCAGAAGCAGCGTATCGCCATTGCTCGTGCTCTTTTATTAAACCCTAGTATTCTCGTATTAGATGATGCAACAAGTGCTGTAGATATGGAAACGGAACATCAGATTCAACTCGCATTAAAAGAAGTAATGAAAAACCGTACAACGTTTATTATCGCGCATCGCATTTCTTCGTTAAAGCACGCAGATGAAATTTTAGTGTTTAACGATGGAATTGTAGCGGAACGTGGTACACACGAACAATTATTGAAAAATAACGGACCGTATGAACGGATTTATGACATTCAATATCAAGATCAGCATGCGGTTACGAGTGCATAG
- a CDS encoding ABC transporter ATP-binding protein — translation MKQSKEKLVKNRFYYPTDQVIDKPFNWKQMLRLFSYLKPYRKKLLPLAFLTVIITTIVRLAAPILIGVYTLDHAIKNKDQNLLWTLVAIIFGLYLVSYIANIFRIRWMNQLGQNVIYDLRKHLFTHVQSLSHRFFDSRSAGSILVRIMNDINSLQELFTSGVINLLMDMILLIGVIAVLFSLSPSLSIAVMIILPLMFFISTSLRRNIRRSWQNVRLKQAKLNSHLNESIQGIRVTQAFNQETENIAFFDGVNTETYESWRSATRKNAMFRPFVEMSNALGTAILLWYGTTLIADGSLTIGKFVSFAFYLGMFWEPISRMGQVYNQLLMGMASSERIFEFLDEKPLVDEKDNAKHLDEIKGKIEFDEVEFSYDQKRLALKGISLTMEAGETVALVGHTGSGKTSIANLITRFYDPTSGRVKIDGVDIRDVTVSSLRSRISVVLQDTFIFSGTIMENIRFGRPDATDEDVIRAAKAVGADDFILKLKNGYDTEVEERGNILSVGERQLLSFARTLLADPSIIILDEATASIDTETELIIQNALRTLLKGRTAIMIAHRLSTIREADKIFVLNHGEIEEFGNHEELMRQQGVYYELVKAQFRMIDSTSA, via the coding sequence ATGAAACAGTCAAAAGAAAAACTCGTCAAAAATCGTTTTTATTACCCAACCGATCAGGTAATTGATAAGCCGTTCAACTGGAAACAGATGCTACGCTTGTTCAGCTACTTAAAACCTTATCGCAAGAAACTTCTTCCGCTTGCGTTCTTAACGGTTATTATTACGACGATTGTACGACTAGCAGCGCCTATTCTAATCGGGGTATATACGCTCGATCATGCGATTAAAAACAAAGATCAAAACTTGTTATGGACGCTTGTGGCGATTATTTTTGGGCTTTATCTCGTATCCTATATTGCTAATATTTTTCGGATTCGCTGGATGAACCAGCTTGGCCAAAACGTGATTTATGATTTGCGAAAGCATTTGTTTACGCACGTACAAAGTCTTTCGCATCGCTTTTTTGATTCACGATCAGCCGGTTCTATCCTCGTTCGAATCATGAATGATATTAACTCCCTTCAGGAGCTTTTTACGAGCGGTGTTATTAACCTGCTGATGGATATGATTTTGCTTATTGGTGTTATTGCCGTCTTATTCTCTTTAAGCCCATCGCTTAGTATCGCTGTCATGATCATTTTACCGCTTATGTTCTTCATTTCGACGAGCCTGCGCCGCAATATTCGTCGATCTTGGCAAAATGTACGACTAAAGCAAGCGAAGCTGAATTCACATCTGAATGAGAGCATTCAAGGAATCCGCGTCACGCAAGCATTTAATCAAGAAACGGAAAATATCGCATTTTTTGATGGAGTGAATACCGAAACATACGAAAGCTGGCGAAGCGCTACTCGTAAAAATGCCATGTTTCGTCCGTTTGTGGAAATGTCGAACGCGCTTGGAACAGCTATTTTATTATGGTACGGGACAACGCTTATCGCAGATGGATCGTTGACGATTGGGAAATTTGTTTCGTTTGCTTTTTATCTCGGAATGTTTTGGGAGCCGATTTCTCGAATGGGGCAAGTCTACAACCAGCTTTTAATGGGAATGGCGTCTTCAGAGCGTATTTTCGAATTTTTAGATGAAAAGCCGCTCGTCGATGAAAAAGACAATGCAAAGCACTTAGACGAGATTAAAGGGAAAATTGAATTTGATGAAGTTGAATTTTCCTATGATCAAAAACGCTTGGCACTAAAAGGGATTTCTCTAACGATGGAAGCTGGGGAAACCGTTGCGCTCGTTGGTCATACGGGATCAGGGAAAACGTCGATTGCCAACTTGATTACGCGTTTTTACGACCCAACAAGCGGAAGGGTAAAAATTGATGGGGTTGATATTCGTGATGTGACCGTATCAAGCCTGCGCTCACGCATCAGTGTGGTACTTCAGGATACGTTTATCTTTTCTGGTACCATTATGGAAAATATCCGCTTTGGACGTCCTGATGCAACAGATGAAGACGTGATCCGTGCTGCCAAAGCTGTTGGGGCCGATGATTTTATTTTAAAGCTGAAAAATGGCTACGATACAGAAGTAGAAGAGCGAGGAAATATCTTATCTGTAGGTGAGAGACAGCTTTTATCCTTTGCGCGAACGCTGCTTGCTGATCCAAGCATTATTATTCTAGATGAGGCAACGGCAAGCATTGATACTGAGACTGAGCTCATTATTCAAAATGCGCTTCGAACATTATTGAAGGGCCGTACAGCCATTATGATTGCTCATCGTCTTTCAACCATCCGTGAGGCAGATAAAATCTTTGTCTTAAATCATGGGGAAATTGAGGAGTTTGGAAATCATGAGGAGCTGATGAGGCAGCAAGGCGTCTATTACGAATTAGTCAAAGCACAGTTTCGTATGATTGACTCAACGTCAGCTTGA
- a CDS encoding potassium channel family protein produces MEAFYNGGVLVKKEFAVIGLGRFGGSICQTLSDQGMEVLAIDMDEDKVNQYANIASHAVVGDTTDEMVLKSLGIRNFDHVIVAIGDNIQASILTTIILKELGVKKITVKAQNDYHEKVLSKIGADKIVHPERDMGKRIANNIISNSVLDYLELSDEHSIIEVIANSRMAGYSLIELDIRAKYGINIVAIKREKEIIVSPQASELIQEGDILIIIGADADIDRFQTKLYSR; encoded by the coding sequence ATGGAAGCTTTTTATAATGGAGGAGTTCTTGTGAAGAAGGAATTTGCCGTTATCGGATTAGGTCGATTTGGCGGAAGCATTTGCCAGACGCTTAGTGATCAAGGAATGGAAGTTTTAGCGATTGATATGGATGAAGATAAAGTGAATCAATACGCTAATATTGCCTCTCATGCTGTAGTGGGAGATACGACAGATGAGATGGTGTTAAAAAGCCTTGGCATTCGTAATTTTGATCACGTCATTGTAGCGATTGGTGATAATATTCAAGCGAGTATTTTAACGACGATTATCTTAAAGGAATTAGGAGTTAAGAAAATCACCGTAAAAGCTCAAAATGACTATCATGAAAAGGTGCTATCAAAAATTGGTGCAGACAAAATCGTTCATCCAGAACGTGATATGGGGAAACGAATTGCGAATAATATTATTTCAAACAGCGTCCTTGACTATCTGGAGCTGTCTGATGAGCATAGTATTATCGAAGTCATTGCCAATAGTCGTATGGCGGGTTATTCCCTAATTGAGCTTGATATTCGAGCGAAATATGGAATTAATATCGTCGCGATTAAGCGTGAGAAGGAGATTATTGTATCTCCTCAGGCATCCGAGCTCATTCAAGAAGGAGATATTTTAATTATTATCGGTGCGGATGCAGACATTGATCGTTTTCAAACAAAACTTTATAGTCGTTAA
- a CDS encoding sensor histidine kinase, protein MSRWGLFLLLWTLFILSIPYTFSGIITAFLLLSISMLFYFLLPILKQPFIGYVVGLVIIVLAAIRYNYPFYSVLLVAYLALEAVFQLPYKTSRLYTVLSSVVSMILLLFSHSMNYIVEDGLIVLLFMFLLLALSQNRQQKTEKQQLYEHLLGEYRYIKRMALKNEQGARIQERTRIARDMHDSVGHKLTALLMQIEMMILKPESSAEAAPTLKRLAKESLEETRSAVRTLKDEEVTGIPSVLLLIRKLESESHMKVEFTTKQGALSLPLSNRQSVVLYRIMQEGLTNAMRYGSSRDVHVTLGLSAIGDLSFKIVNNVHKPVPFQPGFGLKGLKDRVEEIKGSVAFYQTESTFVIEGFLKVEGPEHVEHPTR, encoded by the coding sequence TTGAGTAGGTGGGGCTTATTTTTGCTTCTTTGGACTCTCTTTATTTTGTCCATTCCCTATACGTTTTCTGGAATCATTACAGCATTTTTATTGTTAAGTATATCTATGCTCTTTTATTTTTTATTACCGATTTTAAAGCAGCCCTTCATCGGGTATGTAGTGGGGCTCGTTATTATTGTATTAGCAGCCATTCGATACAACTATCCGTTTTACTCCGTGCTGCTGGTCGCATACTTAGCGCTCGAGGCAGTTTTTCAACTTCCGTACAAAACATCTCGTCTCTACACCGTTCTTTCTTCTGTAGTGAGTATGATTCTTTTGCTCTTTTCCCATTCGATGAATTACATTGTTGAAGATGGTTTGATCGTTTTGCTCTTCATGTTTTTATTGCTTGCGTTAAGTCAAAATCGTCAACAAAAGACGGAAAAACAGCAATTGTATGAGCACTTATTAGGCGAATATCGATACATAAAAAGAATGGCTTTAAAAAATGAACAGGGAGCCCGAATCCAAGAGAGAACACGTATCGCGCGTGATATGCATGATTCAGTAGGGCATAAGTTAACCGCACTTTTAATGCAAATCGAAATGATGATCTTAAAGCCCGAATCATCAGCAGAGGCTGCTCCGACGCTTAAACGGCTCGCAAAAGAAAGCTTAGAGGAAACAAGAAGCGCAGTACGCACCTTAAAGGATGAAGAAGTAACGGGCATTCCGTCTGTCCTTCTTTTAATTCGAAAACTAGAATCTGAGAGTCACATGAAAGTAGAGTTTACGACGAAGCAGGGGGCATTGTCTTTGCCATTATCAAACCGGCAGAGTGTCGTCTTATACCGGATTATGCAAGAAGGATTAACCAATGCGATGCGCTACGGATCATCACGAGACGTTCACGTGACGCTAGGACTAAGTGCAATAGGAGATCTATCCTTTAAAATTGTGAATAACGTACATAAACCCGTTCCGTTTCAACCAGGATTCGGATTAAAAGGATTAAAAGATCGTGTTGAAGAAATAAAAGGAAGCGTCGCATTTTATCAAACAGAATCAACCTTTGTTATAGAAGGATTTTTGAAGGTGGAGGGACCAGAACATGTGGAACATCCTACTCGTTGA